The DNA region ATTAATCTTAAAACCCTAGAGTTACAGTTTTCAGGAGCATATAATCCCGCATTTATAGTAAGAGGGAGTGAACTCATTCACCTCAAAGGGGATAAGATACTTGTTGGTAAATCAATTAATGAAAATCGAACTTTCACCCAAAAGAACTTCCAACTTCAAAAGAATGATTGTTTATACCTATTTTCCGATGGATTTTCAGATCAATTCGGGGGTTCAACAAAGAAAAAATACCTGATGAGAAATTTTCAGGAACTTTTAATAAAAATAGCACCTGAGGGTATGTCTAGTCAAAAGGACGTCCTGTTAAAGACATTTGAAAATTGGAAAGGTGTTAACGATCAAACTGATGATGTTATGATCCTTGGTGTTAGGATATAAAAAACCCCGGAAAATTCCGGGGTTTTCTATTATACTAGAAAAGTTTGTTTATCAAATCGACTACACGACAGGAATATCCCCATTCGTTATCATACCACGAAAGTATTTTAACCATATTACCATTTACCATTGTGCTTTGAGCATCAAAGATAGAAGAATGGGTATTGTGTATTATATCTACTGAAACAATTGGATCCTCGGTATACTCTAATATACCTTTCATCGAACCTTCAGCAGCTTTTTTCATAGCAGCATTAATCTCCTCCTTAGTAGCCTCTTTCTTCAGTATAGCCACAAAGTCAACCAATGAACCTGTTGGCGTTGGAACGCGAACTGCAAGCCCATCAATTTTACCTTTTAGGGCAGGAATAATTTTACCTACTGCCTTTGCGGCACCAGTTGTTGTTGGAATCTGTGAAACAGCGCATGAACGTGCACGACGTAAATCGCTATGAGGTGCATCAAGAATTTGCTGATCATTTGTGTATGAGTGAATTGTAGTCATAAATCCACGCTCCACACCAAAAGTATCCTGTAATACCTTTACAACAGGGGCAAGACAATTTGTTGTGCAACTTGCATTGGAAATGCATCTATCCTCAGGTTTTAAATCGGCATCGTTAACTCCAAGAACAATCATACGATCGATCTCATCCTTCGATGGCACGGTAAGAATTACCTTCTTAGCTCCGTTCTTTAAGTGATCACCGTATCCGCCCTTTTCGCTTTCGCGTTTGGTAAAGACTCCTGTTGACTCAATCAC from Bacteroidales bacterium includes:
- the gap gene encoding type I glyceraldehyde-3-phosphate dehydrogenase translates to MAKIKVAINGFGRIGRNVFKIALERPELVVVGINDLTDTKTLAHLLKYDSTQGRFDGKVEFDAENLIVNGIKYRVHADKSPINIKWNETPDVVIESTGVFTKRESEKGGYGDHLKNGAKKVILTVPSKDEIDRMIVLGVNDADLKPEDRCISNASCTTNCLAPVVKVLQDTFGVERGFMTTIHSYTNDQQILDAPHSDLRRARSCAVSQIPTTTGAAKAVGKIIPALKGKIDGLAVRVPTPTGSLVDFVAILKKEATKEEINAAMKKAAEGSMKGILEYTEDPIVSVDIIHNTHSSIFDAQSTMVNGNMVKILSWYDNEWGYSCRVVDLINKLF